The Ascaphus truei isolate aAscTru1 chromosome 18, aAscTru1.hap1, whole genome shotgun sequence genome window below encodes:
- the CA12 gene encoding carbonic anhydrase 12 isoform X2: MWGQDGESSWPNKYSFCGGVYQSPIDFHNDILQYDSALQPIQLEGYNASESFTISNNGHTVMMSLPPTMYKNGQLFRYTVSQLHFHWGNQANPTGSEHSIGGKKFAAEVHIVHYNSDKYSNFPMAMEAADGLAVLGILLEVGAFNPSYDRIFSQLPNVRYKGQAVTIAGFNVRELLPERLDEYYRYKGSLTNPPCNPSVRWTVFRNPVLISEEQLLSLETALYCTNRNSSAPVEMQDNYRRLQAIGDRLVSVSYREGVVLSVVLACVLAVIIVIGVTCWLLHRKKGSKDRGKNKLVAYTPAATIEENTSKV; this comes from the exons ATGTGGG GTCAGGATGGCGAGAGCTCGTGGCCAAACAAATATAGCTTCTGTGGCGGAGTTTACCAATCCCCGATTGACTTCCACAACGACATTTTGCAGTATGACTCCGCTCTGCAACCCATCCAACTGGAGGGATACAACGCGTCCGAGTCCTTCACCATCTCCAACAATGGACAtacag TCATGATGAGCCTGCCTCCCACCATGTACAAGAACGGGCAGCTTTTCCGATACACCGTGTCCCAACTCCATTTTCACTGGGGCAACCAGGCGAACCCAACGGGGTCGGAGCACAGCATCGGCGGCAAGAAGTTTGCGGCAGAG GTGCACATTGTACATTATAACTCTGACAAGTACTCCAACTTCCCGATGGCAATGGAAGCGGCGGATGGCCTCGCGGTTCTAGGGATTCTTCTAGAG GTGGGCGCCTTCAATCCTTCATATGACAGAATCTTCTCTCAGCTTCCCAACGTGAGGTACAAAG GCCAGGCAGTTACGATTGCTGGATTCAATGTCCGTGAGCTTCTTCCTGAAAGGTTGGATGAGTACTATCGCTACAAGGGATCGCTCACCAACCCACCATGTAACCCAAGTGTCCGGTGGACGGTCTTTCGGAATCCAGTGCTGATTTCGGAGGAGCAG CTCCTGTCCCTGGAGACGGCCCTATACTGCACAAATAGGAACAGCTCAGCGCCCGTGGAGATGCAGGATAATTACAGGCGGCTGCAGGCGATTGGGGACAGGCTGGTATCTGTCTCTTATCGGGAAG GTGTGGTGCTGTCGGTTGTATTGGCCTGTGTCCTTGCTGTTATAATAGTTATCGGTGTTACCTGCTGGCTGCTTCACAGAAAAAAAGG